TGGATCTTGCTGAAGCAGTCCGGCATCGGCACCGACCAGAGCCGTTCGGGCACCACGTATCGGCCAATCTCAGCGTCCTGGCGTATGTCGAAGTCGATGATCGGCTTGATCGACAGCTCGGCGTCGGCGGCCTCCAGGAGCCGCTCGACGACCTCCAAGGTCGGCGACTTGCGGCGGGACTCGTACTCCGAGACCGACGACTGCTGCGTCCCCGCCTTCACCGCCAGCTGCGCCTGCGATATCCCCGCAGCCTTGCGGGCGATCTCGATAACCGTCTTCGGCGGGTACATGATCGCAGAATATCGCTGATCATCGATTGGATTGAGCTGCGCACCTACTGGGTGAGGTCGAGAACCGCTTGGCCTCATCGACCAGCGAGGAGCACCACCATGACCGCACAGCAGATGAACCCCGACAACAACCGCCGCCCGCCGGCGAGCCTTGGCGACGAGATGCTCAGCCTCCAGGAAGCCTGCGCCCTCCTCCGCGTCCCCGAAGGCACCCTGCGCTACTGGCGCCACCTCGGAGCCGGCCCTCGCAGCTTCAAGGTCGGCCGCCACGTCCGCTACTGGCGCGCCGACCTCATCCTCTGGCTTACCGAGCAGACCAACCGTCCCCAGCACCACCGCTGACCCTGCCCCTCGTCGGATCTCAGAGAGACGATGGAGCCATCCTGGAAGGAGCATCACCATGGCGGGAAACATCGCCAAGCGAGCCAACGGCAAGTGGCGGGCGCGGTACCGCGACGAGGCCGGTAACGAACGCGCGCGACACTTCGACCGCAAGATCGATGCGCAGCAGTG
This genomic interval from Nocardioides kongjuensis contains the following:
- a CDS encoding helix-turn-helix domain-containing protein; this encodes MTAQQMNPDNNRRPPASLGDEMLSLQEACALLRVPEGTLRYWRHLGAGPRSFKVGRHVRYWRADLILWLTEQTNRPQHHR